A single region of the Polyodon spathula isolate WHYD16114869_AA chromosome 12, ASM1765450v1, whole genome shotgun sequence genome encodes:
- the LOC121324727 gene encoding proline-rich protein 7, which translates to MGMSQGTYTFLTCFAGFWLIWALIVLLCCLCSYMQRRVKRRREERLRELTLRTLEMDALAYRGYPHREPPGAWENVHEVIGKPPCYEEAVMMEDPPPPYTQVLADTRGGVYTKAAAGGFRKHQDPETNKPLPEPVLTEHPYTSSIHQPGAGQWNSLGTLLSTADLNRTDLPAESTGALPAAFPVIGRSTAV; encoded by the exons ATGGGGATGTCCCAGGGAACCTATACCTTCCTGACCTGCTTCGCTGGCTTCTGGCTCATCTGGGCGCTGATCGTCCTGCTGTGCTGTCTGTGCAGCTACATGCAGCGACGGGTGAAGAGGAGGCGCGAGGAGAGACTCAGAGAGCTGACCTTGCGCACGCTGGAGATGGACGCCCTGGCGTATCGGGGATACCCCCACAGGGAACCCCCCGGCGCCTGGGAAAACGTACACG AAGTGATCGGGAAGCCCCCTTGCTATGAGGAAGCGGTGATGATGGAAGACCCCCCTCCCCCTTACACTCAGGTCCTGGCCGACACCCGGGGGGGCGTTTACACCAAAGCTGCTGCCGGGGGGTTCCGGAAACACCAGGACCCCGAAACAAACAAGCCCCTCCCTGAGCCAGTCCTCACGGAGCATCCCTACACCTCGTCCATACACCAGCCTGGAGCGGGACAGTGGAACTCCCTGGGGACACTGCTGTCCACTGCAGATCTGAACCGCACCGACCTCCCGGCTGAGAGCACCGGAGCTCTGCCCGCTGCCTTCCCAGTCATAGGCAGGAGCACGGCAGTGTGA